The following coding sequences lie in one Frigoribacterium sp. SL97 genomic window:
- a CDS encoding glycoside hydrolase family 2 TIM barrel-domain containing protein has translation MTPSTTPSTVSADYLTDTGPGQGGRTPARSWLHTDAPTLSLDGTWSFRLLPGAPGTLGGRGVLPEGEPVDGVGAVDLDESSWGEIEVPSHWVLGGDGSRGAPIYTNVQFPFPTEPPFVPDANPTGDHRRTFELPSSFDGAERVLLRFDGVESRYVVWLNGVEIGMGVGSRLAQEFDVTDALHPGENVIAVRVHQWSASSYVEDQDQWWLPGIFRSVTLQARPVGGLDDVWLQTPFHGTAGQGEGGAAIVPEITAGEAAYPVTLSVPELGVEVTWATPADVASVELDAVEPWSAETPRLYDATVTSAGGAETVSLRLGFRTVRIVGDQFEVNGRRVVFHGVNRHETHPDRGRVFDEEWSRRDLAQMKRFNVNAIRTSHYPPHPRLLDLADELGFWVVLECDLETHAFERQEWIGNPSDDPDWHDAYVDRMVRTVERDKNHPSIVLWSLGNEAGTGHNLAAMAAWTHARDGGRPVHYEGDYTGAYTDVYSRMYSWIDETRAIGSGDESVPLLGCTPAEAARQRSKPFLLCEYVHAMGNGPGAIDEYEDLVDAYPRLHGGFVWEWRDHGLRTHTADGVEYFGYGGDFGEVVHDGNFVMDGMVLSDDTPSPGLYEWAQVVAPIRLRFETPTVDGRPGLVVSNLRHSASASDVVFRWVASHDGGEVRSGTLDVVGLDGGALAAHETVAVPLPEVPVSGTGETWFTVTAELADATVWADAGHVLSTQQLDLTPAPVRVATPRPAVVGDVRDRVARASSGRVELGPAVFDDGRLVSLAGRPVDGARLELWRAPTDNDRGEWLTPKDRDRDVMRNRHRVDLYEVGVLPSSQDTWLLAGLDRLTARVESVSVAPDSVRVRTRYAAADTRNAVTTDEQWQLVGDDLWLSVDIVPTGWWDMVWPRVGVRFDLPGDVDHASWFGTGPRESYPDSRHSAFVGRYEAGIDDLSAGYARPQETGHRSDLRTLDLGPAGQPWLRVEAVPSATGGRPGFTLSRHTAQQIGVAEHPHELPASDRTHLYFDAAQHGVGSRACGPDVASRHVLRPAAHQLRLKFSAL, from the coding sequence GTGACCCCCAGCACCACACCGTCCACCGTCTCCGCCGACTACCTCACCGACACCGGCCCGGGTCAGGGTGGCCGCACCCCGGCGCGGTCGTGGCTGCACACCGACGCCCCGACGCTCTCCCTCGACGGCACCTGGTCGTTCCGCCTGCTGCCCGGCGCCCCCGGCACGCTGGGCGGCCGCGGCGTGCTGCCCGAGGGCGAGCCCGTCGACGGCGTCGGCGCGGTCGACCTCGACGAGTCGTCCTGGGGCGAGATCGAGGTGCCGTCGCACTGGGTGCTCGGCGGCGACGGTTCGCGCGGCGCCCCGATCTACACCAACGTGCAGTTCCCGTTCCCGACCGAGCCGCCCTTCGTGCCCGACGCGAACCCGACCGGCGACCACCGCCGGACGTTCGAGCTGCCGTCGTCCTTCGACGGCGCCGAGCGCGTGCTGCTGCGGTTCGACGGCGTCGAGTCGCGCTACGTGGTGTGGCTGAACGGCGTCGAGATCGGCATGGGCGTCGGCAGCCGCCTCGCCCAGGAGTTCGACGTCACCGACGCCCTGCACCCGGGCGAGAACGTGATCGCGGTGCGCGTGCACCAGTGGTCGGCGTCGAGCTACGTCGAAGATCAGGACCAGTGGTGGCTGCCCGGCATCTTCCGCAGCGTCACGCTGCAGGCCCGCCCGGTCGGCGGCCTCGACGACGTCTGGCTGCAGACGCCGTTCCACGGCACGGCCGGTCAGGGCGAAGGAGGCGCGGCGATCGTCCCCGAGATCACCGCCGGCGAGGCCGCCTACCCGGTCACCCTCTCGGTGCCCGAGCTCGGCGTCGAGGTGACCTGGGCCACCCCGGCCGACGTCGCGTCGGTCGAGCTGGACGCCGTCGAGCCGTGGTCCGCCGAGACCCCGCGCCTCTACGACGCGACCGTCACGAGCGCGGGCGGCGCCGAGACCGTCTCGCTGCGCCTCGGCTTCCGCACGGTCCGCATCGTGGGCGACCAGTTCGAGGTCAACGGCCGCCGCGTGGTGTTCCACGGCGTCAACCGCCACGAGACCCACCCCGACCGTGGCCGCGTCTTCGACGAGGAGTGGTCGCGCCGCGACCTCGCCCAGATGAAGCGGTTCAACGTGAACGCGATCCGCACGTCGCACTACCCGCCGCACCCGCGCCTCCTCGACCTCGCCGACGAGCTGGGCTTCTGGGTCGTCCTCGAGTGCGACCTCGAGACCCACGCCTTCGAACGCCAGGAGTGGATCGGCAACCCCAGCGACGACCCGGACTGGCACGACGCCTACGTCGACCGCATGGTGCGCACGGTCGAGCGAGACAAGAACCACCCGAGCATCGTCCTCTGGTCGCTCGGCAACGAGGCGGGAACGGGCCACAACCTCGCGGCGATGGCGGCGTGGACCCACGCCCGTGACGGGGGCCGTCCCGTGCACTACGAGGGCGACTACACGGGCGCCTACACCGACGTCTACTCGCGCATGTACTCGTGGATCGACGAGACGCGCGCCATCGGGTCGGGCGACGAGTCCGTCCCGCTGCTGGGCTGCACGCCGGCCGAGGCCGCGCGCCAGCGCTCCAAGCCGTTCCTGCTCTGCGAGTACGTCCACGCGATGGGCAACGGCCCCGGCGCGATCGACGAGTACGAGGACCTGGTCGACGCGTACCCGCGCCTGCACGGCGGCTTCGTCTGGGAGTGGCGCGACCACGGCCTGCGCACGCACACGGCCGACGGCGTCGAGTACTTCGGCTACGGCGGCGACTTCGGCGAGGTCGTCCACGACGGCAACTTCGTCATGGACGGCATGGTGCTGAGCGACGACACCCCGTCACCGGGCCTCTACGAGTGGGCCCAGGTCGTTGCCCCGATCCGCCTGCGCTTCGAGACGCCCACCGTCGACGGTCGACCGGGGCTCGTCGTGTCGAACCTGCGGCACTCGGCGAGCGCCTCCGACGTCGTCTTCCGCTGGGTCGCGTCACACGACGGCGGGGAGGTGCGCTCGGGCACGCTCGACGTGGTCGGCCTCGACGGCGGCGCCCTGGCCGCCCACGAGACGGTCGCCGTCCCGCTGCCCGAGGTGCCCGTGTCGGGCACCGGCGAGACGTGGTTCACGGTCACCGCCGAGCTGGCCGACGCCACCGTGTGGGCGGACGCGGGTCACGTGCTCTCGACCCAGCAGCTCGACCTCACGCCGGCACCGGTGCGGGTCGCGACACCGCGCCCCGCAGTCGTGGGCGACGTGCGCGACCGCGTGGCCCGCGCCTCCTCGGGGCGCGTCGAGCTCGGTCCGGCCGTCTTCGACGACGGACGGCTGGTCTCGCTGGCCGGACGGCCGGTCGACGGCGCCCGTCTCGAGCTGTGGCGCGCGCCGACCGACAACGACCGCGGCGAGTGGCTGACGCCGAAGGACCGCGACCGCGACGTGATGCGCAACCGCCACCGCGTCGACCTGTACGAGGTCGGCGTGCTGCCCAGCTCGCAGGACACCTGGCTGCTCGCCGGGCTCGACCGGCTCACCGCGCGCGTCGAGTCGGTGAGCGTCGCGCCGGACTCGGTCCGGGTGCGGACGCGCTACGCCGCGGCCGACACGCGCAACGCCGTGACGACCGACGAGCAGTGGCAGCTCGTCGGTGACGACCTCTGGCTGTCGGTCGACATCGTCCCGACGGGGTGGTGGGACATGGTCTGGCCCCGAGTCGGCGTGCGCTTCGACCTGCCGGGCGACGTCGACCACGCCTCGTGGTTCGGCACCGGTCCGCGCGAGTCCTACCCCGACAGCCGTCACTCGGCGTTCGTCGGACGCTACGAGGCGGGCATCGACGACCTGTCGGCCGGGTACGCCCGCCCACAGGAGACGGGGCACCGCAGCGACCTGCGCACGCTCGACCTCGGCCCCGCCGGTCAGCCGTGGCTGCGCGTGGAGGCGGTGCCGAGCGCCACGGGTGGACGACCCGGCTTCACGCTGAGCCGCCACACGGCCCAGCAGATCGGCGTGGCCGAACACCCCCACGAGCTGCCCGCGAGTGACCGCACCCACCTGTACTTCGACGCCGCCCAGCACGGCGTCGGGTCGCGGGCGTGCGGGCCGGACGTCGCGTCGAGGCACGTGCTGCGTCCGGCCGCGCACCAGCTGCGCCTGAAGTTCAGCGCGCTGTAG
- a CDS encoding class I SAM-dependent methyltransferase, with protein sequence MSEAERGQQQHHHEHEQERHGNGHAHPVFDRDYWEDRYGQPGRAWSGRPNAALVAEVAQLGAGRALYVGSGEGGDALWLASRGWRVTGVDISQNALDKAAALAREQEDVDPAHLTWQQADLTEWSPTRASFDLVTAHFMHLPPTDRERLFPALADGVAPGGTLLIVGHDVDALPGGAGKHGDPGMLFTVGEVVGRLSPDSWRVDVAEVRPRDMTGPDGEVWHVADVVVRATRREG encoded by the coding sequence ATGAGCGAGGCGGAGCGAGGGCAGCAGCAGCACCACCACGAGCACGAGCAGGAGCGACACGGGAACGGGCACGCCCACCCCGTCTTCGACCGCGACTACTGGGAGGACCGCTACGGGCAGCCAGGCCGCGCCTGGAGCGGACGCCCCAACGCCGCCCTCGTCGCCGAGGTCGCACAGCTGGGCGCCGGTCGCGCACTCTACGTCGGCAGCGGCGAGGGCGGCGACGCCCTCTGGCTCGCCTCGCGGGGCTGGCGGGTGACGGGCGTCGACATCTCGCAGAACGCCCTCGACAAGGCGGCCGCGCTCGCCCGCGAGCAGGAGGACGTCGACCCGGCCCACCTCACCTGGCAGCAGGCGGACCTGACGGAGTGGAGCCCGACCCGCGCCTCCTTCGACCTCGTCACGGCGCACTTCATGCACCTGCCGCCCACCGACCGCGAGCGGCTGTTCCCGGCACTGGCCGACGGCGTGGCACCGGGCGGCACCCTGCTGATCGTCGGCCACGACGTCGACGCCCTGCCGGGCGGCGCCGGGAAGCACGGCGACCCGGGCATGCTCTTCACCGTCGGCGAGGTGGTCGGCAGGCTCTCCCCCGATTCGTGGCGGGTCGACGTCGCCGAGGTGCGCCCGCGTGACATGACGGGCCCCGACGGGGAGGTCTGGCACGTGGCCGACGTGGTCGTCCGCGCCACGCGCCGGGAGGGCTGA
- a CDS encoding NAD(P)/FAD-dependent oxidoreductase, translating to MNQNTHPVGAVHDVVHDVVVIGGGPAGLSGALSLVRARRTVLVVDDDRPRNAPAEGVHAFLTRDGVAPRELTRLGRAEVGAYGGAITSGTVTRVRRDDDPVAPFVVTVTGRGGDASEVRARRLLVTSGLVDELPAVDGLAERWGRDAVHCPYCHGWEVQDRVIGVLATSPFAMHQALLFGQWSREIVLFTNASFTPDDEQAEQLRARGVTVVDGPVARLRVEDDALTGVTLDDGRTVDVGALAVMARVRSRADFLAALGLEATEHPAGVGTHLATIEPLTGRSAVPGVWLAGNVTEPMAQVVAAAAAGTMAGAAINMDLVTDEVAAAVAALRTGERIDA from the coding sequence ATGAACCAGAACACCCACCCGGTCGGCGCCGTCCACGACGTCGTCCACGACGTCGTCGTGATCGGCGGCGGTCCCGCCGGACTCAGCGGCGCCCTGTCGCTCGTCCGCGCCCGCCGCACCGTGCTCGTCGTCGACGACGACCGGCCCCGCAACGCTCCCGCCGAGGGCGTCCACGCGTTCCTCACCCGCGACGGCGTCGCCCCGCGCGAGCTCACCCGCCTCGGTCGCGCCGAGGTCGGGGCGTACGGAGGCGCGATCACGTCGGGCACCGTGACCCGCGTCCGCCGCGACGACGACCCCGTCGCCCCCTTCGTCGTGACCGTCACCGGCAGGGGTGGTGACGCGTCCGAGGTGCGCGCCCGGCGCCTCCTGGTGACGTCCGGCCTCGTCGACGAGCTGCCCGCCGTCGACGGCCTCGCCGAGCGCTGGGGCCGCGACGCCGTGCACTGCCCGTACTGCCACGGCTGGGAGGTGCAGGACCGCGTGATCGGCGTGCTGGCCACGAGCCCGTTCGCGATGCACCAGGCCCTGCTCTTCGGGCAGTGGAGCCGCGAGATCGTCCTGTTCACCAACGCCTCGTTCACCCCCGACGACGAGCAGGCCGAGCAGTTGCGGGCCCGCGGGGTCACCGTGGTCGACGGCCCGGTCGCGCGCCTCCGGGTCGAGGACGACGCCCTCACCGGCGTGACGCTCGACGACGGTCGCACGGTCGACGTCGGCGCCCTGGCCGTCATGGCCCGGGTGCGCTCGCGGGCGGACTTCCTCGCCGCCCTCGGACTCGAGGCGACCGAGCACCCCGCCGGCGTCGGCACCCACCTCGCCACGATCGAGCCGCTCACCGGCCGATCGGCCGTGCCGGGGGTCTGGCTCGCGGGCAACGTCACCGAACCGATGGCGCAGGTCGTCGCGGCGGCCGCAGCGGGCACGATGGCCGGCGCAGCGATCAACATGGACCTGGTGACGGACGAGGTCGCGGCGGCCGTCGCCGCCCTGCGCACCGGGGAGAGGATCGACGCATGA
- a CDS encoding helix-turn-helix domain-containing protein, with product MDHPTNAPGADAPSTDDVLAAVGPRLRALRARRGVTLAELGERTGISVSTLSRLESGLRRPTLEQLLPLAREHGVPLDDLVGAPETGDPRVHLTPRQQHGMTVVPLSRGGGAIQAFKMVIPADSPRSEPVLRTHEGYDWLYVLRGRIRLVLGDLDLVLPAGEAAEFDTRTPHWFGRADDRAVEVLSLFGRQGERLHLRTAPGSPA from the coding sequence ATGGACCACCCCACGAACGCCCCCGGTGCCGACGCCCCGAGCACCGACGACGTCCTCGCCGCGGTCGGCCCGCGCCTCCGTGCCCTGCGCGCGCGGCGCGGCGTGACCCTCGCCGAACTGGGGGAGCGGACCGGCATCTCGGTCAGCACCCTGTCTAGGCTCGAGTCCGGGCTCCGGCGGCCGACCCTCGAACAGCTGTTGCCGCTCGCCCGCGAGCACGGGGTGCCGCTCGACGACCTCGTCGGCGCGCCCGAGACCGGCGACCCCCGCGTGCACCTCACGCCGCGGCAACAGCACGGCATGACGGTCGTTCCGCTCTCGCGCGGCGGCGGCGCGATCCAGGCCTTCAAGATGGTGATTCCTGCGGACTCGCCTCGAAGCGAACCCGTGCTCCGCACGCACGAGGGCTACGACTGGCTGTACGTGTTGCGTGGACGCATCCGGCTCGTGCTGGGCGACCTCGACCTCGTGCTGCCCGCCGGCGAGGCGGCCGAGTTCGACACGCGCACGCCGCACTGGTTCGGCCGGGCCGACGACCGGGCCGTCGAGGTGCTCAGCCTGTTCGGTCGGCAGGGCGAGCGGCTGCACCTGCGGACCGCGCCCGGCTCGCCCGCGTGA
- a CDS encoding TM0106 family RecB-like putative nuclease, with amino-acid sequence MYLDDDRVVTSPSDLTTWAACEWSFLRRLDAKLGRFDAVADASDDMLDRTARLGDAHELRYLEALRATRDVVEFDRPAPSGYAAAAEEARLAMASGADVLFQATFFDGSFIGFSDFVVRTDDGTYEVYDTKLARHAKIPALLQVAAYTDQIRALGLPSADTVRLVLGDGSESVHDVADVLPVYRVQRDRLRAALAERLAAEGPLAWGDPGVTACGRCTACQAQVDEHRDLVLVAGLRGEQRQRLHLAGVATIDELAESDGPVAGIGATALARLRGQARVQLATERDHTGAPAVEVVDADALRTIPRPDAGDVFFDFEGDPLYTEGDGRAWGLDYLFGLVEADGTFRAFWAHDFAGERQALIDFLDYLAERRRRFPDLHVYHYASYERSHLLSLAARHGVGEDAVDDLLRDGVLVDLYPVVRQALLVGSHSYSLKKLEPLYMGDDLRQSDVKTATASITMYVDAIAERTTGDASRGDQMLDEVRDYNEYDCRSTLRLRDWLLELADRHGTRGDDPDGPTAPDPLELARVPREPNPVAVGLAAHVADVDPLDRTPDQTAIALAASAIDYHRREAKTFWQEHFDRLRDPVDDWADTRDVFVVETASVEREWQKLPRARKLSREVRLRGRLAPGSRLSEGGAPYAVYDAPVPPGVASLGPGLRGAVGSTVVEAGPNGDRHEVVLLERVTGDDDRHDAFPVALTPAAPPRATPQPEAIAEWGGHVLDALPEMLPDPAFDLLRRQPPRRRSGGGPAPVVGNDTVSAVVETLLDLDRSYLAVQGPPGTGKTYVGSRVVARLVREHGWRVGVVGQSHAVVENVLRAAITAGVDPERVGKVPKSGTTAEQADEQPWRALKSGGEAAFLAEADGGAGGAGVDGGGQAVGAVFGATAWGFANADKVARASLDLLVVDEAGQFSLASTVAASVAATRLLLLGDPQQLPQVSQGRHPEPVDESALGWLADGHDVLPAEYGYFLATTWRMHPALCAPVSELSYGGALTAHASDRRLEGVAPGLHVEPVTHVGNTTSSVEEAREVVEIVRSVVGLDWSDADGTRPLTAADVIVVAPYNAHGAVLREHLDAAGFDETPVGTVDLFQGQEAVVAVVSLAASSAADIPRGLDFLLMPNRLNVALSRAKWAAFLVHSPLLATGLPTSIAGLGLLSGFLRLTGQGQPAVEG; translated from the coding sequence GTGTACCTCGACGACGACCGGGTGGTCACCAGCCCGTCCGACCTGACGACCTGGGCCGCGTGCGAGTGGTCGTTCCTCCGACGGCTCGACGCGAAGCTCGGCCGGTTCGACGCCGTCGCCGACGCGTCCGACGACATGCTCGACCGCACGGCCCGGCTCGGCGACGCGCACGAGCTGCGGTACCTCGAGGCGCTGCGGGCGACCCGTGACGTCGTCGAGTTCGACCGTCCGGCCCCGTCGGGCTACGCGGCGGCCGCCGAGGAGGCGCGGCTCGCCATGGCCTCCGGGGCCGACGTGCTCTTCCAGGCGACGTTCTTCGACGGATCGTTCATCGGCTTCAGCGACTTCGTGGTGCGCACCGACGACGGCACCTACGAGGTCTACGACACCAAGCTCGCCCGCCACGCGAAGATCCCCGCCCTGCTGCAGGTCGCGGCCTACACCGACCAGATCCGGGCGCTCGGGCTGCCGTCGGCCGACACCGTGCGCCTCGTGCTCGGCGACGGCAGCGAGAGCGTGCACGACGTCGCCGACGTGCTGCCGGTCTACCGGGTCCAGCGTGACCGGCTGCGGGCCGCCCTCGCCGAGCGGCTCGCCGCCGAGGGGCCGCTCGCCTGGGGTGACCCGGGCGTCACCGCCTGCGGGCGCTGCACGGCTTGCCAGGCCCAGGTCGACGAGCACCGCGACCTCGTGCTCGTCGCCGGCCTGCGCGGCGAGCAACGTCAGCGGCTGCACCTGGCCGGCGTCGCCACGATCGACGAGCTCGCCGAGTCGGACGGGCCCGTCGCCGGCATCGGGGCGACGGCCCTCGCCCGGCTGCGGGGGCAGGCCCGGGTGCAGCTCGCCACCGAGCGCGACCACACCGGCGCGCCCGCGGTCGAGGTCGTCGACGCCGACGCCCTGCGGACGATCCCGCGGCCCGACGCCGGCGACGTCTTCTTCGACTTCGAGGGCGACCCGCTCTACACCGAGGGCGACGGGCGGGCTTGGGGCCTCGACTACCTCTTCGGGCTGGTCGAGGCCGACGGCACCTTCCGGGCCTTCTGGGCTCATGACTTCGCGGGCGAGCGGCAGGCGCTGATCGACTTCCTCGACTACCTCGCCGAGCGCCGCCGGCGATTCCCCGACCTGCACGTGTACCACTACGCCTCGTACGAGCGCAGCCACCTGCTCTCGCTGGCGGCGCGCCACGGCGTCGGCGAGGACGCGGTCGACGACCTGCTCCGCGACGGCGTGCTCGTCGACCTCTACCCGGTCGTGCGGCAGGCGTTGCTCGTCGGGTCGCACAGCTACTCGCTCAAGAAGCTCGAGCCGCTGTACATGGGTGACGACCTCCGGCAGAGCGACGTCAAGACGGCCACCGCCAGCATCACGATGTACGTCGACGCCATCGCCGAACGCACGACCGGCGACGCGTCGCGGGGTGACCAGATGCTCGACGAGGTCCGCGACTACAACGAGTACGACTGCCGGTCGACCCTGCGGCTGCGCGACTGGTTGCTCGAGCTGGCCGACCGGCACGGCACCCGGGGCGACGACCCCGACGGCCCGACCGCGCCCGACCCGCTCGAACTCGCCCGCGTGCCCCGCGAGCCGAACCCGGTCGCCGTCGGCCTCGCGGCGCACGTGGCCGATGTCGACCCGCTCGACCGCACCCCCGACCAGACGGCCATCGCCCTCGCGGCGTCGGCCATCGACTACCACCGCCGCGAGGCCAAGACGTTCTGGCAAGAGCACTTCGACCGCCTCCGCGACCCGGTCGACGACTGGGCCGACACCCGCGACGTGTTCGTGGTCGAGACGGCGTCGGTCGAGCGCGAGTGGCAGAAGCTGCCCCGGGCCCGCAAGCTCAGCCGCGAGGTGCGGCTGCGCGGCCGCCTTGCACCCGGCAGTCGCTTGAGCGAAGGAGGCGCGCCCTACGCCGTCTACGACGCCCCCGTCCCGCCCGGGGTCGCCTCGCTCGGCCCCGGGCTGCGGGGTGCCGTCGGGTCGACGGTGGTCGAGGCCGGCCCGAACGGCGACCGGCACGAGGTCGTGCTGCTCGAGCGCGTCACCGGCGACGACGACCGGCACGACGCGTTCCCGGTCGCGCTGACGCCCGCCGCGCCTCCCCGGGCCACTCCGCAGCCCGAGGCGATCGCCGAATGGGGTGGGCACGTGCTCGACGCCCTGCCCGAGATGCTGCCCGACCCGGCGTTCGACCTGCTGCGGCGGCAGCCGCCGCGTCGGCGGTCGGGTGGCGGGCCCGCACCCGTGGTCGGGAACGACACCGTCTCGGCCGTCGTCGAGACCCTGCTCGACCTCGACCGCTCGTACCTCGCCGTCCAGGGCCCTCCCGGCACGGGCAAGACCTACGTCGGTTCGCGGGTCGTCGCCCGGCTGGTGCGTGAGCACGGCTGGCGTGTCGGGGTCGTCGGGCAGTCGCACGCCGTGGTCGAGAACGTCCTGCGGGCGGCGATCACGGCCGGGGTCGATCCCGAGCGCGTGGGCAAGGTGCCGAAGTCGGGCACGACCGCCGAGCAGGCCGACGAGCAGCCCTGGCGTGCCCTGAAGTCCGGCGGTGAGGCCGCGTTCCTCGCCGAGGCCGACGGTGGCGCGGGCGGTGCCGGGGTCGACGGCGGCGGGCAGGCCGTCGGGGCCGTGTTCGGGGCCACCGCCTGGGGGTTCGCCAACGCCGACAAGGTGGCCCGCGCCTCCCTCGACCTGCTGGTCGTCGACGAGGCCGGGCAGTTCTCGCTCGCCTCGACCGTGGCGGCCTCGGTCGCCGCGACGCGGTTGCTGCTGCTCGGCGACCCGCAGCAGCTGCCGCAGGTCAGCCAGGGCAGGCACCCCGAGCCGGTCGACGAGTCGGCCCTCGGCTGGTTGGCCGACGGCCACGACGTGCTTCCGGCCGAGTACGGCTACTTCCTCGCGACCACCTGGCGCATGCATCCGGCGTTGTGCGCCCCGGTCAGCGAGCTGTCCTACGGCGGGGCACTGACCGCCCATGCCTCCGACCGCCGGCTCGAGGGCGTCGCACCCGGCCTGCACGTCGAACCGGTGACGCACGTCGGCAACACGACCTCGTCGGTCGAGGAGGCCCGGGAGGTCGTCGAGATCGTGCGGTCGGTCGTCGGGCTCGACTGGTCGGACGCCGACGGCACCCGGCCCCTGACCGCGGCCGACGTCATCGTCGTCGCGCCGTACAACGCCCACGGCGCCGTGCTGCGCGAGCACCTCGACGCGGCCGGCTTCGACGAGACGCCCGTCGGCACGGTCGACCTGTTCCAGGGGCAGGAGGCCGTCGTGGCCGTCGTCTCGCTGGCGGCGTCGAGTGCCGCCGACATCCCGCGCGGGCTGGACTTCCTGCTGATGCCGAACCGGTTGAACGTGGCCTTGTCGCGGGCGAAGTGGGCGGCGTTCCTGGTGCACTCCCCGCTGCTCGCGACGGGCTTGCCCACCTCGATCGCGGGGCTCGGGCTGCTGAGCGGGTTCCTGCGCCTGACCGGGCAGGGTCAGCCGGCCGTCGAGGGTTGA
- the map gene encoding type I methionyl aminopeptidase, with amino-acid sequence MIEILNPSEIERARATGALVGTILQTLRDRVTVGTNLLDVDSWTQTMIDEAGAVSCYVDYAPSFGRGPFGHYVCTAVNDAVLHGLPHDRRLVDGDLLTLDLAVVLDGVAADSAVSFVVGDSRPAESVRLIETTERALEAGIAAAGPGARIGDLSHAIGSVLSDAGYPINVEFGGHGIGSTMHQDPHVSNTGRPGRGYRLRPGLLLALEPWVMTDTDELVTDADGWTLRSATGCRTAHSEHTIAITEDGAEVLTRRPVR; translated from the coding sequence ATGATCGAGATCTTGAACCCCTCCGAGATCGAACGGGCCCGGGCGACCGGCGCACTCGTCGGCACCATCCTGCAGACGCTGCGCGACCGGGTGACCGTCGGCACGAATCTGCTCGACGTCGACTCGTGGACCCAGACGATGATCGACGAGGCCGGGGCTGTCTCCTGCTACGTCGACTACGCGCCGTCGTTCGGCCGGGGCCCCTTCGGCCACTACGTCTGCACGGCCGTTAACGACGCCGTGCTTCACGGGCTGCCGCACGACCGACGACTCGTCGACGGCGACCTGCTGACGCTCGACCTCGCCGTCGTGCTCGACGGGGTGGCGGCCGACTCGGCGGTGAGCTTCGTCGTGGGCGACTCGCGTCCGGCCGAGAGCGTCCGCCTGATCGAGACGACCGAGCGGGCGCTCGAGGCCGGCATCGCGGCGGCCGGGCCGGGGGCGCGCATCGGCGACCTGTCGCACGCGATCGGCTCGGTGCTGTCGGACGCGGGCTACCCGATCAACGTCGAGTTCGGCGGCCACGGCATCGGCTCGACCATGCACCAGGACCCGCACGTGTCGAACACCGGGCGCCCGGGGCGGGGCTACCGCCTGCGGCCGGGGTTGTTGCTCGCGCTCGAACCGTGGGTGATGACCGACACCGACGAGCTCGTCACGGACGCCGACGGCTGGACGCTGCGCAGCGCGACGGGCTGCCGGACGGCCCACAGCGAGCACACGATCGCCATCACCGAGGACGGCGCCGAGGTGCTGACGCGGCGCCCCGTCCGCTAG
- a CDS encoding helix-turn-helix transcriptional regulator: MVRLPLTPAEIERGRRLGVLLRRARGSRPMLQVALDAGLSPETLRKIETGRVATPAFSTIAAIAAVVEVSLDDVWAEITRDGAGGAADAPSVVDAARAS, translated from the coding sequence ATGGTCCGTCTGCCGCTCACGCCCGCCGAGATCGAACGCGGTCGCCGCCTCGGGGTGCTGCTGAGGCGGGCCCGTGGCTCCCGGCCGATGCTGCAGGTCGCCCTGGACGCCGGGCTGTCGCCCGAGACCCTGCGCAAGATCGAGACCGGTCGCGTGGCGACCCCGGCCTTCTCGACGATCGCCGCGATCGCCGCCGTCGTCGAAGTGTCGCTCGACGACGTCTGGGCCGAGATCACGCGCGACGGAGCCGGGGGAGCAGCCGACGCACCGTCCGTCGTCGACGCGGCCCGCGCCTCCTGA
- the tmk gene encoding dTMP kinase, giving the protein MTDQAARGAFIVFEGIDGSGKSTQARLLAARLQDAAVPVHQTAEPTNGPVGTLIRNGFNRRVDLDDRVIASLFVADRLDHITNAHDGMLGIVERGTTVLCDRYHLSSQAYQASDVGSDWIASSNSISTDLMLPDLTIYLDVSPEVALERLASGRTTTDRFEVDERLRAARERYAEAIERADEVVVTVDADRSTDELADAVWHEVSTRLDLGSLARPQG; this is encoded by the coding sequence GTGACGGATCAGGCAGCCCGTGGGGCGTTCATCGTGTTCGAGGGCATCGACGGGTCGGGCAAGTCGACGCAGGCGCGTCTGCTCGCCGCCCGCCTCCAGGACGCGGCCGTGCCGGTGCACCAGACGGCCGAGCCGACGAACGGCCCCGTCGGCACGTTGATCCGCAACGGCTTCAACCGCCGGGTCGACCTGGACGACCGCGTCATCGCGTCGCTCTTCGTCGCCGACCGCCTCGACCACATCACCAACGCCCACGACGGCATGCTCGGCATCGTCGAGCGGGGCACGACCGTCCTCTGCGACCGGTACCACCTGTCGTCACAGGCCTACCAGGCGTCCGACGTGGGCAGCGACTGGATCGCCTCGTCGAACTCCATCAGCACCGACCTGATGCTGCCCGACCTGACGATCTACCTCGACGTCTCGCCCGAGGTCGCCCTCGAGCGCCTCGCCAGCGGACGCACGACCACCGACCGGTTCGAGGTCGACGAGCGGCTCCGGGCAGCCCGCGAACGCTACGCCGAGGCCATCGAGCGGGCCGACGAGGTCGTCGTCACGGTCGACGCCGACCGCTCGACCGACGAACTCGCCGACGCCGTCTGGCACGAGGTGTCGACCCGGCTCGACCTCGGGTCGCTGGCGCGTCCGCAGGGCTGA